A genomic stretch from Setaria viridis chromosome 1, Setaria_viridis_v4.0, whole genome shotgun sequence includes:
- the LOC117854237 gene encoding stress enhanced protein 1, chloroplastic codes for MGKAHPLLSSASPRLRLTSAAGNGVPLLSVTSARPTARGSRRNARSRALSVRCEQGAKGGGGGGLDVWLSRGGMLGFMGVVAVELTTGKGVLQNVSLIAPLPTVALGLTGVVGIFTAFIIFQSGSQD; via the exons ATGGGGAAGGCtcatcccctcctctcctccgcttCTCCTCGCCTTCGTCTCACCTCCGCAGCAG GCAATGGCGTTCCCCTGCTGTCCGTGACATCAGCACGCCCCACTGCTCGAGGTAGCAGGAGGAACGCAAGGTCGAGGGCCCTTAGTGTGAGGTGCGAGCAGGGagccaagggcggcggcggcggcgggctggacGTGTGGCTAAGCCGCGGCGGGATGCTGGGCTTCATGGGGGTGGTGGCCGTGGAGCTGACCACCGGCAAAGGGGTGCTTCAGAACGTTAGCCTGATCGCCCCACTGCCGACGGTGGCGCTGGGGCTCACCGGCGTGGTCGGGATCTTCACGGCCTTCATTATCTTCCAATCCGGGTCGCAGGACTGA
- the LOC117861911 gene encoding uncharacterized protein, which translates to MATTTAANAAAALTGAITTALRPPAAAALRAPAAAALRAPAAAHGGIPATPALHPAAASAAPSSSPADLSRWPQRRGYSQFASGFTPLKPKPLESIIDVERAKGLSPEHLVAAWDDYHLGRGHIGASMKTKLYHLLEQRSSTCRHFVIPLWKGSGYTTMFMQVQMPYMIFTGLEDYKARGTQASPYYTVTHYTEFAETKDTVLIRGDVVFTSKLTDSEAKTLLETAHSFYLNDVRYRLVERFNKETHEFEFKDVLQVLDMPTM; encoded by the exons atggccACGACGACCGCCGCCaacgcggccgccgcgctcACCGGTGCCATCACCACCGCTCTCcgccccccggccgccgccgctctccgcgccccggccgccgccgctctccgcgccccggccgccgcccatgGAGGCATACCGGCCACACCGGCGCTGCATCCCGCGGCGGCTTCTGCAGCGCCATCTTCCTCGCCGGCCGACCTCTCCCGGTGGCCGCAGCGGAGGGGTTACTCCCAGTTCGCGAGCGGGTTCaccccgctgaagccgaagccgctgGAATCCATCATCGACGTCGAGCGCGCCAAGGGCCTCTCGCCTGagcacctcgtcgccgcctggGATGAC TATCATTTGGGAAGAGGTCATATAGGTGCATCTATGAAAACAAAGCTTTACCATCTCTTGGAACAAAGATCATCTACGTG TCGTCACTTTGTTATTCCTTTGTGGAAGGGAAGTGGATACACCACTATGTTCATGCAAG TCCAGATGCCATACATGATCTTCACAGGACTCGAAGACTATAAAGCAAGAGGCACTCAAGCAAGCCCTTACTACACAGTCACCCATTACACAGAGTTCGCAGAAACCAAGGACACTGTGCTTATTCGAGGAGATGTTGTTTTCACCAGCAAGCTAACTGATTCAGAGGCAAAGACCCTTTTGGAGACTGCTCACTCATTCTACCTGAATGATGTGAGGTACAGACTCGTGGAGCGCTTCAACAAAGAGACCCACGAGTTTGAATTCAAAGAtgttcttcaagttcttgatATGCCAACCATGTGA